GGAAAACGGCAAAATTTCCCTAACCCGAACTAACCTTGATTACAAAACCTTATGGGTGTGAGAATGTTGTTTGACGTTATCCTCCGTCCGCACGACATGAACAGCATTCAAGATGCGTTTTTTCTCTAGGGAAAAGTTTAAATCGTCTTTTTGGCTGCCCAAGGGGATTAACCCTTGCAGGTGGGGTTGATTTTTGTAGGTGCGAGTGGCCGCAATCGCCCTTTCGACAAAATTCTCGCATAATTGGGCATTATCGGGGAAATTACTGGGTATTTGAGGATTATCGTCCTGAAAAACCTCTCCTAAAGCCATGGCGCGGGCAAATTCGTAGGAAGTGGGAATTCCTTTGACAATTGCCTCTAGGGCTGCCGAGGGAATCGGTTCTAACACCGCCACTTTTTCTAATTCTCCCTCCCGTTTAAGAAAACAAATCGCTAAACCGAATACACAATAATCATCTTTTGTCAAGTCAGAAATGTTTAAGAATTGTGTCGCTGTGGCCATTATTTTGATCCTGAGTCGCTCTTTCTTTAATCTTGCGGGCGATCAGCGATCGAATCAAGGTTTTTATTAAGAGATATGAAGGAGAAAAATTTAGCTGGGTTGGGCCACGCTAACCCACCCCAATACGGAAAAAACTGGGAACTGTTAGACTAGAAACCAGCAGATTAACTGATAAACGAGCTTTATGTCACCCACTCTACTCATCTCCAAAGAACTCCCCACCCTGAAATATAATCCTAGTCTGGAGCGCTTTGATAGCTCTTGGGCGGCTCCTTTGTCCACTCTCCTGGGACTGGGACGGGCTGCCGGGGCAACTTTTATCGAATTTTTCCTCGAAAGAGTCAACTATATCAGTTGTTTAGCCGAAGATGACACCATCACCAGTCTCTCACCGAAACTATCTACAGGGGCAGGAATCCGCCTTTTTCGCGGTAAAGCTGATTGTTATGTCAGTACCAACGATTTAAGCTTCCAAGGCTTAAAAAATGCCCTAGAAAAAGGTTTATCGATTCTCGGTTTAAACCTACCCAGTCCTAACGCCTATATTCCCGAAATCAATCTGGAAATGTTCCGGGATTATGCCACGGTCAAAAATAAAGATATTTGGCTGAATAATTGCAGTTCTTTGCGAGAAATGGGTGATATTCTCCTAACTGCTAACGTTCAACTCAATCAGAAAGCCTCTCACGTCCAATCTCGTCGCGCCGCTTATTTTCGCGATTGGCAAGAAATTTTAGTTGCCGCTAGTGACGGCACTTTTGCCCGGGATATTCGCCTCACCCAATCGGTGGGCTATAATCTCCTCTGTGCCGATGGGACTAATCGTTCTAGCATTGGTAAACGGGTGGGTAGTACCAGTAATCCCGATTTTCTGCGGACGTGGAATGCCGAGGAATCGGCGGCAGAAGTGGCCGAATCGGCGGGTAAAATGCTTTACGCTGACTATGTAGAATCTGGCAGTTATCCCATCGTCATGGCCAATGAATTTGGCGGTGTTATCTTCCACGAAGCCTGCGGCCATTTGCTAGAAACTACGCAAATTGAGCAAAAAACCACGCCCTTTCTCGATAAAAAAGGCGAAAAAATCGCCCACGAAAATCTGACGGCTTGGGACGAAGGATTATCCGATAAAGCTTTCGGTACTATCGATATGGACGATGAGGGAATGCCGGCCCAGCGTACTCTCCTAATTGAAAATGGTATCCTAAAAAACTTCATTGCCGATCGCACCGGTTCAATTAAAACCGGCCATCCGCGCACAGGTAGCGGTCGCCGTCAAAACTACACCTATGCCGCCGCTAGTCGGATGCGGAATACCTACATCGCCCCCGGGGAATATACCCTCGATAATCTCTTTAATTCCATCGATAAAGGCATTTATTGCAAAAAAATGGGCGGTGGTAGTGTGGGGGCGACCGGGGAATTTAATTTCGCCGTCGAGGAGGCCTATCTTATCGAAAATGGCAACCTGACTAAACCCCTGAAAGGCGCGACTTTAATCGGTTCAGCTAAGGAGATTATGAATAAAATCTCTATGTGTTCCCAAGATTTAGGACTAGCGGCGGGTTTTTGCGGTTCCGTCAGTGGTAGCGTTTATGTCACCGTTGGTC
This Microcystis wesenbergii NRERC-220 DNA region includes the following protein-coding sequences:
- a CDS encoding TldD/PmbA family protein, translated to MSPTLLISKELPTLKYNPSLERFDSSWAAPLSTLLGLGRAAGATFIEFFLERVNYISCLAEDDTITSLSPKLSTGAGIRLFRGKADCYVSTNDLSFQGLKNALEKGLSILGLNLPSPNAYIPEINLEMFRDYATVKNKDIWLNNCSSLREMGDILLTANVQLNQKASHVQSRRAAYFRDWQEILVAASDGTFARDIRLTQSVGYNLLCADGTNRSSIGKRVGSTSNPDFLRTWNAEESAAEVAESAGKMLYADYVESGSYPIVMANEFGGVIFHEACGHLLETTQIEQKTTPFLDKKGEKIAHENLTAWDEGLSDKAFGTIDMDDEGMPAQRTLLIENGILKNFIADRTGSIKTGHPRTGSGRRQNYTYAAASRMRNTYIAPGEYTLDNLFNSIDKGIYCKKMGGGSVGATGEFNFAVEEAYLIENGNLTKPLKGATLIGSAKEIMNKISMCSQDLGLAAGFCGSVSGSVYVTVGQPHLKVDSITVGGR